From Nymphaea colorata isolate Beijing-Zhang1983 chromosome 6, ASM883128v2, whole genome shotgun sequence, a single genomic window includes:
- the LOC116256271 gene encoding NAC domain-containing protein 75-like: MVGVVSILASGDHLGEAGGFLLLSCRIEENADGRPENYDSVVTVNRFGFVGRMEKGRISSISGASLIDAKLEEHQLCGSKQCPGCGHKLQSRPDWVGLPAGVKFDPTDQELIEHLEAKVQSKQSKAHPLIDEFIPTIEGEDGICYTHPEKLPGVTKDGLSRHFFHRPSKAYTTGTRKRRKVQTECDVQGGETRWHKTGKTRPVMVSGKQRGCKKILVLYTNFGKQRKPEKTNWVMHQYHLGQQEEEKEGELVVSKIFYQTQPRQCSWSSEISRATNGENSTPPAERLTANSQSSTENVYDYRIEGGSGSSSSKDATPRDDQLPRTAFSGYASFDVRQMKTDTFSFSPLRKSFDESAGPGESSTQCTLGRREEHEEHENNAVFGMAHDQHQVARAAFHISRPSDPISTVLPPPMHQTSLITDDSIHVSRLLLQLEKFQNQQQHQQPRLADRPASTSYKLPLEEMFDCTHQEIKGSTMLTNAQEAEWLKYYWQDSNHPHHHG; this comes from the exons ATGGTGGGTGTGGTCTCAATTCTCGCAAGTGGCGACCACTTAGGG GAAGCCGGCGGTTTTCTCTTGCTGAGTTGCAGAATCGAAGAGAACGCCGACGGCCGGCCGGAGAATTATGATTCGGTTGTAACGGTGAACCGTTTTGGCTTCGTGGGGAGAATGGAGAAGGGCCGCATCTCGTCAATCAGTGGTGCCAGTCTTATTGATGCAAAGCTTGAAGAGCATCAGCTCTGTGGATCTAAGCAATGCCCGGGATGTGGGCACAAGCTTCAGTCCAGACCA GACTGGGTGGGGCTTCCGGCAGGTGTGAAATTCGACCCAACAGATCAAGAGCTGATAGAACATCTTGAAGCAAAGGTGCAGTCCAAGCAGTCGAAGGCTCACCCGTTGATCGATGAGTTCATTCCAACCATCGAAGGGGAAGATGGTATTTGTTACACCCACCCAGAAAAACTCCCAg GTGTGACGAAGGACGGGCTTAGCAGGCACTTCTTCCATAGGCCGTCCAAGGCGTACACGACAGgaacaagaaagagaaggaaggtCCAGACAGAATGTGATGTACAGGGAGGGGAGACAAGGTGGCACAAGACGGGGAAGACAAGGCCTGTAATGGTGAGCGGGAAGCAGAGAGGCTGCAAGAAGATATTGGTCCTCTACACGAACTTCGGGAAACAAAGGAAGCCTGAAAAGACCAACTGGGTCATGCACCAGTACCACTTAGGCCAgcaagaggaggagaaagaaggggagCTTGTGGTTTCCAAGATATTCTACCAGACGCAGCCTCGACAGTGCAGTTGGTCATCAGAGATCAGCAGGGCCACAAATGGAGAGAACAGTACTCCGCCTGCTGAGAGGTTGACGGCCAACTCTCAATCAAGCACGGAGAATGTCTATGATTATAGGATCGAAGGTGGGAGTGGGAGCTCTTCCTCCAAAGATGCCACGCCAAGAGATGATCAACTCCCAAGAACTGCATTTTCAGGTTATGCATCGTTCGACGTCCGGCAGATGAAAACCGATACCTTCAGCTTTTCACCTTTGAGGAAGAGCTTTGATGAG AGTGCTGGTCCTGGAGAGAGCTCAACACAGTGCACTCTTGGCAGGCGAGAAGAGCATGAGGAGCATGAGAATAATGCAGTATTTGGCATGGCACATGATCAGCATCAGGTGGCAAGAGCAGCCTTCCATATCAGCAGGCCTTCTGATCCCATCTCCACAGTTCTGCCGCCTCCAATGCACCAGACTTCACTTATCACGGACGACTCCATTCATGTCTCCAGATTGCTCCTCCAACTTGAAAAATTTCAG AACCAGCAGCAGCATCAACAGCCAAGACTGGCAGACAGGCCTGCTTCTACTTCTTACAAGCTACCGCTCGAGGAAATGTTCGATTGCACACACCAGGAGATCAAA GGGTCGACAATGTTAACGAATGCCCAAGAAGCAGAATGGCTGAAGTACTACTGGCAGGATTCTAACCATCCACATCACCatggatga